In Canis lupus familiaris isolate Mischka breed German Shepherd chromosome 5, alternate assembly UU_Cfam_GSD_1.0, whole genome shotgun sequence, a genomic segment contains:
- the INTS11 gene encoding LOW QUALITY PROTEIN: integrator complex subunit 11 isoform X1 (The sequence of the model RefSeq protein was modified relative to this genomic sequence to represent the inferred CDS: deleted 1 base in 1 codon), with product MPEIRVTPLGAGQDVGRSCILVSIAGKNVMLDCGMHMGFNDDRRFPDFSYITRNGRLTDFLDCVIISHFHLDHCGALPYFSEMVGYDGPIYMTHPTQAICPILLEDYRKIAVDKKGEANFFTSQMIKDCMKKVVAVHLHQTVQVDDELEIKAYYAGHVLGAAMFQIKVGSESVVYTGDYNMTPDRHLGAAWIDKCRPNLLITESTYATTIRDSKRCRERDFLKKVHEAVERGGKVLIPVFALGRAQELCILLETFWERMNLKAPIYFSTGLTEKANHYYKLFITWTNQKIRKTFVQRNMFEFKHIKAFDRAFADNPGPMVVFATPGMLHAGQSLQIFRKWAGNEKNMVIMPGYCVQGTVGHKILSGQRKLEMEGRQVLEVKMQVEYMSFSAHADAKGIMQLVGQAEPESVLLVHGEAKKMEFLKQKIEQEFRVNCYMPANGETVTLPTSPSIPVGISLGLLKREMAQGLLPDVKKPRLLHGTLIMKDSNFRLVSSEQALKELGLAEHQLRFTCRVHLHDPRKEQEMAVRVYSHLKSVLKDHCVQHLPDGSVTVESILIQAAAHSEDPGTKVLLVSWTYQDEELGSYLTSLLKKGLPQASS from the exons AGGCGCTTCCCTGACTTCTCCTACATCACCCGCAACGGCCGGCTGACCGAC TTCCTGGACTGTGTGATCATCAG CCACTTCCACCTGGACCACTGTGGGGCACTCCCCTACTTCAGCGAGATGGTGGGCTATGACGGGCCCATCTACATGACCCACCCCACCCAGGCCATCTGCCCCATCCTGCTGGAGGACTACCGCAAGATTGCTGTGGACAAGAAGGGCGAGGCCAACTTCTTCACCTCCCAGATGATCAAAGACTGTATGAAGAAGGTGGTAGCTGTCCACCTCCACCAGACGGTCCAG GTGGACGATGAACTTGAAATCAAAGCCTACTATGCAGGCCACGTGCTGGGGGCAGCCATGTTCCAGATTAAAGTGGGCTCAGAGTCTGTGGTCTACACG GGTGATTATAATATGACCCCAGACCGGCATTTGGG AGCCGCCTGGATTGACAAATGTCGCCCCAACCTACTCATCACAGAATCTACATATGCCACCACCATCCGGGACTCCAAACGCTGCCGGGAGCGAGACTTTCTGAAGAAGGTCCACGAGGCTGTGGAGCGTGGCGGGAAG GTGCTGATCCCTGTGTTTGCCCTGGGCCGCGCTCAGGAGCTCTGCATCCTGCTGGAGACCTTCTG GGAACGCATGAACCTGAAGGCCCCCATTTACTTCTCCACGGGCCTGACAGAGAAGGCCAACCACTACTATAAGCTCTTCATAACCTGGACCAACCAGAAGATCCGTAAGACCTTCGTCCAGAGGAACATGTTTGAGTTTAAGCACATCAAGGCCTTTGACCGAGCATTTGCTGACAATCCAGGTCCCATG GTTGTGTTTGCCACCCCAGGCATGTTGCACGCTGGCCAGTCCCTGCAGATCTTTCGGAAGTGGGCAGGGAACGAGAAGAACATG GTCATCATGCCTGGCTACTGCGTGCAGGGCACTGTGGGCCATAAGATCCTCAGTGGGCAGCGCAAACTGGAGATGGAGGGGCGGCAGGTG TTGGAGGTCAAGATGCAGGTGGAGTACATGTCCTTCAGTGCCCATGCTGATGCCAAGGGCATCATGCAGCTGGTGGGCCAGGCGGAGCCCGAGAGTGTGCTGCTCGTACATGGGGAAGCCAAGAAGATGGAGTTCCTGAAGCAGAAGATTGAGCAGGAATTCC GGGTCAACTGCTACATGCCAGCCAATGGTGAGACGGTGACGCTGCCCACAAGCCCCAGCATCCCTGTGGGCATCTCACTGGGGCTGCTGAAGCGGGAGATGGCACAGG GATTGCTTCCTGATGTCAAAAAGCCACGGCTCCTACATGGCACTCTGATCATGAAGGAcagt AACTTCCGGCTCGTGTCCTCAGAGCAGGCGCTCAAGGAACTGGGCCTGGCTGAGCATCAGCTGCGCTTTACCTGCCGTGTGCACCTACATGACCCTCGTAAGGAGCAGGAGATGGCCGTGCGTGTCTATAGCCATCTGAAGAG TGTCCTCAAGGACCACTGTGTGCAGCATCTTCCTGATGGGTCTGTGACGGTGGAGTCCATCCTCATCCAGGCTGCTGCCCACTCAGAGGACCCAGGCACCAAGGTGCTGCTGGTCTCCTGGACCTACCAG GACGAAGAGCTGGGAAGTTACCTCACGTCGCTGCTCAAGAAGGGCCTACCCCAGGCCAGCAGCTAA